Sequence from the Microplitis demolitor isolate Queensland-Clemson2020A chromosome 7, iyMicDemo2.1a, whole genome shotgun sequence genome:
ACTCACATGGTCAACATGACAGTCTGTCATATGTTTGAAGAAATACGCTACGAGCTCAATAGTGTTGAGATTGatcgtaataaaaatgtcgGTATCACAAATCTCATGAAAGGATACACATCACTGAGTCCTGCTCAACAAAATACACTCGAGAACTCAGGCTGGATTGTAGATGAAGCTGTAAACAAATTACACAATGACAATGGCTACTTTGATGTATCTATACCACTGAGTCTTTTGCTTGGATTTGCTGAAGATTACCataaagttgtcatcaatGCAAAgcatgaattaatattaataagatcAAATGCTAATTTGAATGCCTACGTTGTGGCCACACCTGCTGCAGGAGCTCATGCTGAAGCTGTTAAAATTACGctgcaaaaaatcgagtgGATTGTACCATATGTGACTATggctgataaacaaaaaattgaagctttgaATTATATCACAAGTGATCCAgctatctcaatcagtttccgTGCTTGGGAGCTGTACGAGTATCCTCTATTGCCAAATACTTCAAAGCACATTTGGGCAGTAAAAACTTCTACGCAGCTTGAGAAACCACGTTTTGTGATACTTGGATTTCAAacagcaagaaaaaatgacGCAACTAAAAATGCCAGCGTATTTGATCATTGCAACAtcagagatataaaattatttttaaactctcagAGTTATCCTTATGGGAATTTAAACCTCAACATTGCAAACAATCAATATGCTCTGTTGTACGAcatgtacataaatttttaaatttcatactaCAACAAAGAACCTGAGCCACTGCTAacgaagaagaaatttttggaacaagCGCCGCTGTACGTTATCGATTGCTCGAAACAAAACGAATCGATAAAATCTGGACCAGTGGACATTCGTCTGGAATTTGAATCCGCAAATCAATTCCCTGCACAGACATCAGCTAATTGTCTCATTATACATAATCGCATAGTCGAGTATAATCCTATAAGCAGCATCGTACGAAAACTAATATGAagactgttaaatttaatccaacACCCACCACACAttacatgtatgtatggaGATTTGCACACGGGCAAGCAAAAAGAGGCGAATGGGAACAAGCAGCAAGAGATCGAGAACGATTTAAACaaagaatgaataaattaaatataattattgaacctgtattaattaataaattgattgaaGATCTGAACTGACTTCTCGTAGGTTGGTTGCATTCCATAAAAATGCCAGAACCATCTCTTGAACTCTTGGACATTTTGAAATGCGCATGAAGTATCCAATTTCTTCAAATGATAAGCATAATATGGACATTGATGTttcaagaaatcatttttttgatagagTGAGAAAAACCTCATTTTTTCCAAGTCAATAATTGGAACAGCAGTGTGAATTAGATCTTCAAGCCATTTTTTCTTCCATTCACCTTGTACGTAAAAGTATCGTGCATGTTTGACCataatttcaagaatttctttcaataattcatatgGTAGCAAACCAGCTATCCATGATATTGAATGTTGATGTCCACAGTGATCAACACTTTTCTGCATTACAGCAACGTCCACTTGATCCAAAGGTGGTTCAAACAACCAATGTTCACATCGTGCTAGTCCATATGCACCcactttatcataaatatcagTAGCGCAAAGTTCTTTCACCACAAATTTGCCATCAGGCATCTCAAAACCCACAAAATCAATTATGAGGTCCATGCTGGTGTTAGCATTAGATAATAGCTTGGTTAACATGAACGTAGTTTTATGGCAAGCCTGTTCGTACTCAAGGCGATCTTTGAAGCTGAGTAATAATTTCTTCCAATGCTTCACTTGTACATCGATTTCGTTCTTTTGTTCTTCGTTATGACGATCAAAGTCATTAACGTTGTCGTCTTCCATTACATCCTCGAAGTCGATCTGCGCATGAAAACATACATTCGTACACACATGAGGTCTGAAAaagaagtttaattaattagttattataattaaaagactCTAAAGcaggttattaaaaaaaaaattattactacatACCTTGACGAACGACTCATcgtgattatttatttgccaTACGCTTTTCTAGTTTTACCAACTTTTCAGTAGTTTTTGTTAATCTTCTGGACAAAATTCTCCTATCGTGGCAGCTTATACACGATGCTTCTAATCGAACACTGTGAATTATTTCCGTGTTTTCCGCGAATGCAATTATatcgtcaataaatttatcgatagaCTCAGGAGGAGGCACGTCGCCAAAAAAACCCTTCAATGAGATCTTCAAAACTTTCCGCAAAAGGGTAATTATTACGAAGAAAAATCTTTTCACTTTTAGTTAATTCAGCCATTAATACAAGGTCTGGCACGCAAACTGTTCACTTCAACTCTTCTCAGCGTAGTCTGACTGGTTGCGAGCTCTCGAGCTCAGCGCTCAGACCAGGATCCCTCACCCAAAACCATAAAACAAGTTCAAACTTGTCGAATGACGTCACAAACAAAGGAAAACGAGTTCAAGCCTGTTGGATGACGTCATAAACAAAGGAAAAACAAGTCCAGGCCAGTTAGATGATGCAATATTCAAGAGAAGAGTAGGGAGGGAACTAAAACAATAGATGGCGTGCACTTCGCAAGCTTCTCGCATGTACCCTTACACACCCCAGTTCTAATATATAAAACCGGATGGGTGTGTAAATGTACTTTGTGATGACGCTCAAAGCTGATAGACTGAGAATCGTCAGCCTTGATCGCCGTCACGAAGTctattttgtttcaaaatttcccgctCAGAACAGACTTTAAGGGACATTTAGTCGAAAACGAGCTCCGGCATATTATCCGGCATAGCTATATTATAAGCTCAAAATGGCCTCCATAAAGCTTAAACAGTACCTGAACATGAGCTCAggaatgatttacagtgggtaAAATAGAACTTACCGACTGCTAATACGAGCTTACCATCTGCCAAACCAGAGTTTACCGACTGCCAATCTGAGGACAGTCGGGAAAACAGGTCTTACCGACCGCCAGTATATCTACCAACCGCCGGCCGCTTACCCTCGGTCGGTAACTCAACACGGATTAGAACCCACAATCTGTTTTATCGGGGGGGGGGGCTCCCCCAGCTCAACTactttagttcaaaagatattggcgttgaaaaattacaaaaataacattttatgctATTTTCAATGTTTTTCTCGGAAATTTCAGATTTTATTGCTTctgacatgagtcaaaacttatttaaaccTTGactttgatccctgacattgatttttgctttaatacactgattttattaaacataatcggagattaaattttgaaaatcgcttctttattaatgattttcgattcttaaattttcaaacttctgCATAAAACGTAATTTGTTAGAAGTttaaaagatcataaaaaaaaacaacggcatgtaatagcattttcgagaTCAAAAATACATCCGCACtaatgtttttgagctccttgagttcgaaaacagcgggaagttttggagctAGCCCGCACggccaaccgacgcccaggtttttttttaatttttttgttttggctTGAAAAAATCTATGTGAATCTGTATAGATTGGAAtgaatttctataaatttgattgtAAATTTCAACAGATCGACTTATTTAAGTACCGCAAGATGGAAGGTGGAGAGAAtgttttttatactaaaaattacattaatctttaaaacattttactatcaacaaaataataataacaataaatatattaatactagttattattattattattattattattattattattattattattgttattattattattgttaatgttattgttattgttattgttattgttattattattattgttattcttattgttattattattgttattgttattattgttattgttattatgtttgttattgttattattattattattgttattgtaattattattgttattgttattattgttattgttattgttactgttattgttattattattattgttattgttattattattattat
This genomic interval carries:
- the LOC128668249 gene encoding uncharacterized protein LOC128668249, producing MAAAEILNIQRQIIFDESIAHYEAHAHLPYAPSTFNNSDEIRIAVQHQDLCLLPSKSTLHVYRKLTKSDGTAVSATTHMVNMTVCHMFEEIRYELNSVEIDRNKNVGITNLMKGYTSLSPAQQNTLENSGWIVDEAVNKLHNDNGYFDVSIPLSLLLGFAEDYHKVVINAKHELILIRSNANLNAYVVATPAAGAHAEAVKITLQKIEWIVPYVTMADKQKIEALNYITSDPAISISFRAWELYEYPLLPNTSKHIWAVKTSTQLEKPRFVILGFQTARKNDATKNASVFDHCNIRDIKLFLNSQSYPYGNLNLNIANNQYALLYDMYINF